The following is a genomic window from Alkaliphilus sp. B6464.
GTCCAATATTCCCCTAACCGTGTCCGCTATAGGTTCGTTCATATCATCCCCATCTACTAATACAGTGTATAATCCTGTTATAGAACCTTTATCTGATGTTCCCGATCTTTCTAACAACTTAGGTAACACTGCAAAAACTGAAGGAGTATATCCTCTAGTTACAGGTGGTTCTCCAATAGCTAAGCCAACCTCTCTTTGGGCCATAGAAAATCTTGTTAAAGAGTCCATCATTAGTATTACATTTTTTCCTTGATCCCTGAAATATTCAGCTATAGATGTGGCTAGCAACGCTCCCTTCATTCGAATAAGGGCTGGCTGATCTGAGGTTGCTACAACAAGAACGGATCGTTTTAATCCTTCTTCCTGTAGGTCGTTCTCTATAAACTCCCTAACCTCCCTGCCACGTTCTCCTATTAAAGCTATTACATTTATATCTGCTTGAGTATTTCTAGCTATCATTCCAAGCAATGTACTTTTACCAACACCACTACCTGCAAATATACCTATCCTTTGTCCATTTCCACAGGTTAATAAACCATCTATTGCCCTAACTCCCAATGCTAAAGGTTCTTCTATTTTAGTACGAAGCAATGGGTTTGGTGGTGATGCCATAACAGGATATGTTTTGCAACTATCTAATGGGCCTTTCCCATCTATTGGATTTCCCAATCCGTCTAGGACACGACCAAGCAATGATTCTCCAACATTCACTTCCATAGTAGTTCCCAAAGCCTCCACCTTGCTACCTGGACCAATCCCTTCCATTTCACCTAATGGCATAAGTAGAACTTTTTTTTCTTTAAATCCAACCACCTCTGCCAAAATGGGTTCTGTGCCTTTCAGTGTGTATATTCTACATATTTCACCTAGTTTTACAGCTGGTCCTATAGATTCGATTGTTAATCCTATAACTTGAGAAACATAGCCAGTATATTTAATTAAATCTAACTTTAAAAGCCTATTTTCATATTTTTCTAATGAAATAGTGTGCATCCTATCACTCGCCTTTTAGAATATCATGAAATGTTTGTTCAATTTGTGCTATTTGGGTTTGAATACTTGCATCTACTGTACCTGAAGTTGTTTCAATAATAATACTACCAGTTTCCAGTGCTGGGTCCTTTTTCACTTCTATAGTGTCTATTCCTTCTGTCATCATATATATTTTGTTTTTAGATGAATTAACTATTTCATGATCATTTGTACTTACACGAATTATTAAGCTATCTGTATATGTACACTTTTCAATACCTTTTTCAACAAGATTAAGCAATAAAGCATGTTCTTTTTCTAATTCATAATTTAAAACT
Proteins encoded in this region:
- the fliI gene encoding flagellar protein export ATPase FliI, producing MHTISLEKYENRLLKLDLIKYTGYVSQVIGLTIESIGPAVKLGEICRIYTLKGTEPILAEVVGFKEKKVLLMPLGEMEGIGPGSKVEALGTTMEVNVGESLLGRVLDGLGNPIDGKGPLDSCKTYPVMASPPNPLLRTKIEEPLALGVRAIDGLLTCGNGQRIGIFAGSGVGKSTLLGMIARNTQADINVIALIGERGREVREFIENDLQEEGLKRSVLVVATSDQPALIRMKGALLATSIAEYFRDQGKNVILMMDSLTRFSMAQREVGLAIGEPPVTRGYTPSVFAVLPKLLERSGTSDKGSITGLYTVLVDGDDMNEPIADTVRGILDGHIVLSRKIANRNHYPAIDILASVSRVMPNVVSKDHTQLSNQIKELLSIYNSSEDLINIGAYIKGTNKKIDEAISKIDGINEFLQQERQDKTSFDDAVKVMQQILA